One part of the uncultured Bacteroides sp. genome encodes these proteins:
- a CDS encoding C1 family peptidase has protein sequence MKKIISIVLFSALCFSISAKEKAKKEEGFVFTTVKENPITSIKNQNRSSTCWSFSGAAFLESELLRKGKGTYDLSEMYIVHHTMEDRAEKYVRLHSEGSFGPGGSFYDVMYCLKNYGLEPQEAMTGLHYGDSLPVHNELDAVMKGYLDAIAKSTLKKLTPVWKRGFDAVVSNYLGARPEYFNYNGKKYDAKAFARELELNADDYVSITSYTHHKFYTQFALEIQDNWRNGESYNLPLDEFMAVIDNAVNNGYTVAWGSDVSETGFTRNGIAVVPEEIKTADLSGSDMARWTGLTKEEKNKELTAKPRPEKEITQKMRQEGFDNWETTDDHGMLIYGIAKDQNGKDYYMVKNSWGTDNKYKGTWYASKAFVKYKTINILVHKNALPKEIADKLGIKL, from the coding sequence ATGAAAAAGATTATTAGTATTGTTCTTTTTTCCGCCCTCTGTTTTAGTATTTCGGCGAAAGAAAAAGCGAAGAAAGAGGAAGGATTTGTCTTCACTACAGTAAAAGAAAACCCTATAACATCTATCAAGAACCAGAACCGTTCAAGTACATGTTGGAGCTTCTCGGGTGCAGCATTCCTTGAATCGGAATTACTTCGCAAAGGCAAAGGTACTTATGACCTTTCTGAAATGTATATTGTACACCACACAATGGAAGACCGTGCCGAAAAATATGTTCGTCTTCACAGTGAAGGTTCATTCGGACCTGGAGGTAGCTTTTATGATGTAATGTACTGCCTGAAAAACTATGGACTAGAGCCACAGGAAGCCATGACCGGATTGCATTATGGTGACTCTCTTCCTGTTCACAACGAACTGGATGCTGTAATGAAAGGATATCTTGATGCTATTGCAAAAAGTACCTTAAAGAAACTTACTCCGGTATGGAAAAGAGGTTTTGATGCTGTGGTTAGCAACTACCTTGGCGCACGTCCTGAATATTTCAATTATAACGGAAAGAAATACGATGCCAAAGCATTTGCCAGAGAACTGGAATTGAATGCTGACGACTATGTTTCAATTACTTCATATACTCATCACAAATTCTATACTCAGTTTGCTCTTGAGATTCAGGACAACTGGCGTAATGGTGAATCATATAACTTGCCTTTAGATGAATTTATGGCAGTTATTGATAATGCTGTAAACAACGGATACACTGTTGCATGGGGAAGCGATGTTAGCGAAACAGGATTTACCCGCAACGGTATTGCTGTAGTTCCTGAAGAAATTAAAACTGCTGATTTAAGCGGATCAGACATGGCTCGCTGGACAGGCTTAACTAAAGAAGAAAAAAACAAGGAACTGACTGCTAAACCAAGACCTGAGAAAGAGATTACTCAGAAAATGCGTCAGGAAGGCTTTGACAACTGGGAAACAACAGACGATCACGGTATGCTTATCTACGGCATTGCAAAAGACCAGAACGGAAAAGATTACTATATGGTAAAGAATTCATGGGGAACTGACAACAAGTACAAAGGTACCTGGTATGCTTCTAAAGCATTTGTTAAGTATAAAACCATAAACATCCTTGTTCA
- a CDS encoding cation:proton antiporter, translating to MSKIKRNYIIYSIMLVLFSGMIYVALNEGERFDHLSLAKMPQANGNSAFQMFQRVMTENINNPFTILLLQIIVVLFTVRLFSYLFKYIGQPGVIGEIVAGIVLGPSLLGYLFPDFFGFLFRPQSLSNLQTVSQIGLILFMFVIGMEVDFRTLKNKINETLVISHAGILVPFFLGILSSYWIYEKYAAQQTAFLPFALFIGISMSITAFPVLARIIQERNMTKTPIGVLSIASAANDDVTAWCLLAVVIAITKAGNFGSALFAVGLTVIYIAVMFLVVRPFLKKIGDLYANKEVINKTFVGFIFIILVISATLTEIIGIHALFGAFIAGVVMPANFGFRKVMMEKVEDVSLVFFLPLFFAFTGLRTQVGLINSPELLQVCGMLIAVAIIGKFGGCALASRLVGESWKNSLIVGTLMNTRGLMELVALNIGYEMGVLPPSIFVILVIMALVTTFMTTPVLALVEKVFAIKEPVISLTKKLVLCFGRIESGRDLLTIYELLFGPRLQQKEVIAAHYTLGTDVNPLHAKQYEEESFNLLNSEAERINLKVDCRYKVTDKLIQDMAHLVQAEKPDLLLLGAGSNYMLEGGTQVLPLLGLFRNKVDDIIGQVKCDVAVFVNRGYQHGNIALVLGGAIDSYMLFYLESLLMNGIKDIHLYLFVGDDKFTKKVNDLLERYPEQVVLHPIHDLSEISYRSVDGLLILSHTVCEKIAEDKEEYEALPSLLVMSPKIDTK from the coding sequence GTGAGTAAGATAAAAAGAAATTATATAATTTATTCCATCATGCTGGTGCTTTTCTCCGGTATGATTTATGTGGCATTGAATGAAGGAGAACGATTTGATCATCTTTCATTAGCTAAAATGCCTCAGGCAAATGGAAACAGTGCTTTTCAGATGTTTCAGCGTGTAATGACGGAGAATATTAATAATCCGTTTACTATTCTGTTGCTTCAGATTATCGTTGTGTTATTTACCGTTCGCCTCTTTTCTTATCTCTTTAAATATATTGGTCAGCCTGGAGTAATAGGTGAAATTGTGGCTGGTATTGTACTTGGCCCTTCGTTGCTGGGATATCTGTTTCCCGATTTCTTTGGCTTTTTATTTCGCCCACAGTCGTTGTCTAATCTCCAGACCGTTAGTCAGATTGGATTAATCCTGTTCATGTTTGTTATTGGCATGGAGGTCGATTTCAGAACATTAAAAAATAAGATTAATGAGACCCTGGTTATTAGTCATGCAGGAATATTAGTGCCTTTTTTTCTTGGAATACTCTCTTCATATTGGATTTATGAAAAATACGCTGCGCAGCAAACAGCCTTTCTACCTTTTGCCCTTTTCATAGGTATTTCTATGAGTATAACCGCTTTCCCGGTTCTGGCTCGTATTATTCAGGAACGAAATATGACCAAGACTCCTATTGGAGTTCTTTCCATTGCTTCGGCGGCAAACGACGATGTAACTGCATGGTGCTTGCTGGCTGTTGTTATTGCTATTACAAAAGCCGGAAATTTTGGCAGTGCACTTTTTGCAGTGGGACTTACCGTTATTTATATAGCTGTAATGTTTCTTGTGGTGCGTCCTTTTCTTAAGAAAATTGGCGATTTATATGCAAATAAAGAAGTCATCAATAAAACATTTGTAGGTTTCATCTTTATTATATTGGTTATTTCGGCCACATTAACCGAGATAATCGGTATTCATGCTTTATTCGGAGCTTTCATTGCGGGAGTGGTTATGCCTGCCAATTTTGGATTCCGTAAGGTGATGATGGAGAAAGTGGAAGATGTTTCTTTAGTCTTCTTCCTACCTTTATTTTTTGCTTTTACCGGACTGCGCACACAAGTGGGATTGATTAATAGTCCTGAATTGTTGCAAGTCTGTGGTATGCTTATAGCTGTTGCCATAATCGGTAAATTCGGAGGATGTGCTTTGGCTTCCCGTTTAGTGGGAGAGTCCTGGAAGAATAGTTTAATTGTTGGAACTCTAATGAATACTCGTGGACTAATGGAGCTGGTTGCTCTTAATATTGGTTACGAGATGGGAGTTCTTCCCCCGTCCATCTTTGTGATATTGGTAATAATGGCATTAGTCACTACCTTTATGACTACCCCTGTTCTTGCTCTTGTTGAGAAGGTATTTGCCATAAAGGAGCCGGTGATAAGTCTGACAAAGAAACTTGTTCTCTGTTTTGGCCGTATTGAATCCGGACGTGATTTGCTTACAATATATGAATTATTATTTGGACCAAGATTGCAGCAGAAAGAAGTTATAGCGGCGCATTACACACTTGGCACCGATGTGAATCCCTTGCATGCAAAACAATATGAAGAAGAGAGCTTTAACTTGCTGAATAGTGAAGCAGAAAGAATAAATCTTAAAGTTGATTGCCGCTATAAGGTGACAGATAAGCTGATACAGGATATGGCGCATCTGGTCCAGGCGGAAAAGCCTGATTTATTGCTATTGGGTGCAGGAAGTAATTATATGCTGGAAGGTGGAACTCAGGTGCTTCCTCTTCTTGGCTTATTCAGAAATAAAGTAGACGATATAATTGGGCAGGTGAAATGTGATGTTGCGGTTTTTGTAAACCGAGGTTACCAGCATGGCAATATTGCACTAGTTCTTGGCGGAGCAATTGATTCTTACATGTTATTTTATTTGGAATCGTTACTGATGAATGGAATAAAGGATATTCATTTATATCTGTTTGTTGGCGATGATAAGTTTACAAAAAAAGTGAACGATCTTTTAGAAAGGTATCCTGAACAGGTTGTTTTGCATCCTATCCATGATTTGTCTGAGATTAGCTACAGAAGTGTGGATGGATTATTGATTCTGAGCCATACTGTTTGTGAAAAAATAGCTGAGGATAAGGAAGAATATGAGGCTTTGCCATCGTTATTGGTAATGAGTCCGAAAATCGATACGAAATAA
- a CDS encoding patatin family protein: MTIDNNTGLVLEGGGMRGVFTCGVLDYFMDHNIRFPYTIGVSAGACNGLSYISRQRGRAKYSNIDLLDKYHYIGLKHLLKKKNIMDYDLLFGEFPERILPYDYDAYFSSPDRFVMVTTNCVTGEANYFEEKKDKQRVLDICKASSSLPIVCPIVYVDGVPMLDGGIVDSIPLLRAVEDGYQNNVVVLTRNRGYRKEAKDHKIPSIIYRKYPNIREALSRRCAVYNEQLEMVELMEDEGQITVIRPEKPIVVDRIEKDVMKLTDLYNEGYACAGKIMHSVANASDKLLYL, from the coding sequence ATGACAATAGATAATAATACAGGATTAGTTCTTGAAGGTGGCGGTATGCGCGGAGTTTTTACCTGTGGAGTATTGGATTATTTTATGGATCACAATATCCGTTTTCCTTATACCATAGGAGTTTCGGCAGGTGCCTGCAATGGCTTATCGTATATTTCACGTCAACGTGGACGTGCAAAATACAGTAACATTGATTTGCTCGATAAATACCATTATATAGGCTTAAAGCATCTTCTCAAGAAGAAGAATATTATGGACTACGATCTTCTTTTCGGTGAGTTTCCGGAAAGAATCCTTCCTTATGATTACGATGCTTATTTTTCTTCGCCCGATCGCTTTGTGATGGTTACAACCAACTGTGTAACCGGCGAAGCCAACTATTTTGAAGAGAAGAAAGATAAACAGCGGGTATTGGATATTTGTAAAGCATCGAGCAGTTTACCCATTGTCTGCCCCATAGTTTATGTAGATGGTGTTCCGATGCTTGATGGCGGAATAGTTGATTCCATTCCATTGCTTCGTGCTGTGGAAGACGGATATCAGAACAATGTAGTGGTTTTAACACGTAACAGAGGTTATAGAAAAGAAGCAAAAGATCACAAAATACCTTCTATTATTTATCGCAAGTACCCAAATATCCGTGAAGCCTTAAGCCGCCGTTGTGCTGTGTATAATGAACAACTGGAAATGGTAGAGCTAATGGAAGATGAAGGGCAGATTACTGTTATCCGTCCGGAAAAACCAATAGTTGTAGATAGAATTGAAAAAGATGTGATGAAACTCACTGATTTGTATAATGAAGGTTATGCTTGTGCCGGGAAAATAATGCATTCTGTGGCAAATGCTTCTGATAAATTACTTTATCTCTAG
- a CDS encoding MarR family transcriptional regulator yields the protein MKENYPELKLENQICFRVYRLNRAITNHYRPFLNELDLTYPQYLVMMALWEKDGIPVNSLSEILKLDTGTLSPLLKRLEATGYIHRKRSKEDERTVIIKLTKVGAELQKKAIEVPHEMANCLDLSEEEYLSLRETLDSLILKAEQR from the coding sequence ATGAAAGAGAATTACCCCGAGTTAAAACTAGAGAACCAAATTTGTTTTCGTGTATATCGCCTGAACCGTGCTATTACGAATCATTACCGCCCGTTTCTTAACGAGCTGGATTTAACTTATCCGCAATATTTGGTTATGATGGCCCTGTGGGAAAAAGACGGAATACCGGTAAATTCACTCAGCGAAATACTTAAACTGGATACAGGAACGCTGTCTCCACTATTGAAGCGCCTGGAAGCAACCGGTTATATTCATCGTAAGAGGAGCAAAGAAGACGAACGTACTGTTATCATTAAACTAACGAAAGTGGGCGCGGAACTGCAGAAAAAGGCTATAGAGGTTCCTCATGAAATGGCTAATTGTCTGGATCTGTCAGAAGAAGAATACCTAAGCCTTCGCGAAACGCTCGATAGTCTGATCCTGAAAGCAGAACAAAGATAA